One window of Triticum dicoccoides isolate Atlit2015 ecotype Zavitan chromosome 5A, WEW_v2.0, whole genome shotgun sequence genomic DNA carries:
- the LOC119301449 gene encoding probable serine/threonine-protein kinase PBL28 → MFNNIVSTWNKRRRSKSLDQLNPWVYKTAELWQVKEPLPLPAPRKRNCSMVFTLKEMEEATGMFSDKNLIGKGGFGRVYRGVLKDGQIVAIKKMDLPTAKQADGEREFRVEIDILSRLDHPNLVTLIGYCADGKHRFVVYEFMPKGNLQDVLNGIRGEVRMGWGQRLRIALGAARGLAYLHSTTAVGVPVVHRDFKSSNILLSDHFEAKISDFGLAKLMPQDLDLYATTRVLGTFGYFDPEYALTGKLTLQSDVYAFGVVLLELLTGRRAIDLSQGPQDQNLIVKIHQMVGDRKKLRKVVDRDMGKGSYTLESVSMFAGLAARCVCFESAGRPAMQDCVKELQLIMYANMKI, encoded by the exons ATGTTCAACAACATAGTCTCGACGTGGAACAAGAGGAGGAGAAGCAAATCGCTTGACCAGTTGAATCCTT GGGTGTACAAGACGGCCGAGCTGTGGCAGGTGAAGGAGCCTCTGCCGCTGCCGGCGCCGAGGAAGCGCAACTGCTCCATGGTGTTCACCCTCAAGGAGATGGAGGAGGCCACCGGCATGTTCAGCGACAAGAACCTCATCGGCAAGGGCGGCTTCGGCCGGGTTTACAGGGGCGTGCTCAAAGACGGGCAG ATCGTGGCCATCAAGAAGATGGACCTGCCGACGGCGAAGCAGGCGGACGGCGAGCGGGAGTTCCGGGTGGAGATCGACATCCTGAGCCGGCTGGACCACCCCAACCTGGTGACGCTGATCGGCTACTGCGCCGACGGGAAGCACCGGTTCGTGGTCTACGAGTTCATGCCCAAGGGCAACCTGCAGGACGTGCTCAACGGCATCCGCGGCGAGGTGCGGATGGGGTGGGGGCAGCGGCTGCGGATCGCGCTGGGCGCCGCCAGGGGGCTCGCGTACCTGCACTCCACCACCGCCGTCGGCGTCCCCGTCGTCCACCGGGACTTCAAGTCCAGCAACATCCTCCTCTCCGACCACTTCGAGGCCAAGATCTCCGACTTCGGGCTCGCCAAGCTCATGCCGCAGGACCTGGACCTGTACGCCACCACCAGGGTGCTCGGCACCTTCGGCTACTTCGACCCCGAGTACGCGCTG ACGGGGAAGCTGACGCTGCAGAGCGACGTGTACGCGTTCGGCgtcgtcctcctggagctgctcaccGGCCGCCGCGCCATTGATCTCagccaggggcctcaagaccagaacctcATCGTCaag ATACACCAGATGGTGGGCGACCGGAAGAAGCTGCGCAAGGTGGTGGACAGGGACATGGGCAAGGGGTCGTACACGCTGGAGTCGGTGTCCATGTTCGCGGGCCTCGCCGCGCGCTGCGTGTGCTTCGAGAGCGCCGGCCGGCCGGCCATGCAGGACTGCGTCAAGGAGCTCCAGCTCATCATGTACGCCAACATGAAGATATGA
- the LOC119301450 gene encoding RING-H2 finger protein ATL48-like: MEKGSGAAAGSSARPPPMPQFDEFPFEGKKPVKNPFVPIGALVTAGVLTAGLVSFRYGNSRLGQKLMRARVVAQGVTVALMVGSAYYYGDQIKLFKKGSSP; encoded by the exons ATGGAGAAGGGCTCCGGCGCCGCCGCAGGAAGCAGCGCGCGGCCGCCGCCGATGCCGCAGTTTGACGAGTTCCCGTTCGAGGGGAAGAAGCCCGTCAAGAACCCCTTCGTCCCCATCG GTGCATTGGTCACTGCGGGCGTCCTGACAGCTGGCCTGGTCAGCTTCCGGTACGGGAATTCTCGGCTGGGTCAGAAGCTGATGAGGGCCCGTGTGGTTGCTCAAGGCGTTACGGTTGCTCTGATGGTCGGCAGCGCATACTACTATGGTGACCAAATCAAGTTGTTCAAGAAAGGGTCTAGCCCATGA